From one Dama dama isolate Ldn47 chromosome 32, ASM3311817v1, whole genome shotgun sequence genomic stretch:
- the LOC133050597 gene encoding olfactory receptor 4A47-like, translating into MGSRNNVTYFVLLSLTQKPKEQKVLSFMFLLFYILTMVGNLLIVVTVTVSKTLNTPMYFFLASLSFMDAIYSSAITPKLISDLFFGENTISFKFCMAQLFIEHLFGGSEVFLLLVMAYDRYVAICKPLHYLVIMRQRMCTALLVVSWVGGFLHSVIQLGTVYGLPFCGPNVIDHFLCDMYPLLKLVCTDTYVTGILVVANGGLICTIVFLLLLVSYGVILHSLKNLSQEGKRKALQTCGSHITVVFCFFVPCIFMYARPAKTFPFDKSLSVFYTVITPMLNPLIYSLRNSEMTNAMKKLWRRNIISCRK; encoded by the coding sequence ATGGGATCAAGGAACAATGTGACTTACTTTGTCCTTTTGAGCCTCACACAGAAGCCAAAGGAGCAGAAAGTCCTTTCTTTTATGTTCTTGCTCTTCTACATTTTGACCATGGTGGGCAACCTGCTCATTGTTGTGACCGTCACTGTCAGTAAGACTTTAAACACACCCATGTACTTTTTTCTTGCTAGCTTATCATTCATGGATGCCATTTATTCTTCAGCCATTACCCCAAAATTGATTTCCGATCTGTTCTTTGGGGAAAATACCATATCTTTCAAATTTTGTATGGCTCAACTCTTTATAGAGCACCTTTTCGGTGGATCTGAAGTCTTTCTTCTGttggtgatggcctatgaccgctatgtggccatatGTAAGCCCTTGCATTATTTGGTGATCATGAGGCAGAGGATGTGTACTGCGCTGCTGGTGGTGTCCTGGGTTGGAGGTTTTCTGCACTCAGTTATTCAACTTGGCACTGTTTATGGGCTCCCATTCTGTGGCCCCAATGTCATCGATCACTTTCTCTGTGACATGTACCCTTTACTGAAACTCGTATGTACTGACACCTATGTCACTGGCATCTTAGTTGTGGCCAATGGAGGACTGATCTGCACTATTGTATTTCTGCTCTTACTCGTCTCCTATGGAGTCATCCTGCACTCTCTGaagaacctgagtcaggaagggaaGCGGAAAGCCCTCCAGACCTGTGGCTCCCACATCACTGTGGTTTTCTGCTTCTTTGTCCCCTGTATTTTCATGTATGCAAGACCCGCTAAGACCTTTCCCTTTGACAAATCATTGAGTGTGTTTTACACAGTCATAACCCCCATGCTGAACCCATTAATCTACAGTCTGAGAAACTCAGAGATGACTAATGCTATGAAGAAACTCTGGAGAAGAAACATCATATCTTGTAGAAAATAA